The Benincasa hispida cultivar B227 unplaced genomic scaffold, ASM972705v1 Contig887, whole genome shotgun sequence genome has a segment encoding these proteins:
- the LOC120070082 gene encoding ion channel DMI1 isoform X1 produces MASDNENSTLTPRHHPNASPTKPDSPPLLKRSKTIAVDTPPHFPGPLFPAVRRVSTAPPLSASAFRQTTDLRLSLDNDTAPTPHGAQFFNRDYIFPSCLGPYASNPRLTLKAPKNPNQDLSTTTSSSNRRIGSSRARGMAAEQSPPVAPPSKVEESKKQEKLNKVIGRPDSGSQTSMGRSWKPTHSLLQYLPIIACMFMGFYVVYLQKKVTKLEEEKSHLHQLCSDENIINATWGISVPGDNYSILNFFNADSRSIALYTVVCTLVMPFILYKYLDYLPRIKNFSERTQNSKDEVPLNKRIAYVVDVCFSIYPYAKLLALLFATVFLIEFGGLALYAVSDGNFVEALWLSWTFVADSGNHADRVGIGPRIVSVSISAGGMLIFAMMLGLVSDAISEKVDSLRKGKSEVIERNHILILGWSDKLGSLLKQLAIANKSIGGGVVVVLAERDKEEMEMDIAKLEFDFMGTSVICRSGSPLILADLKKVSVSKARAIIVLATDENADQSDARALRVVLSLTGVKEGLRGHVVVEMSDLDNEPLVKLVGGEVIETVVAHDVIGRLMIQCALQPGLAQIWEDILGFENSEFYIQRWPQLDGQRFGEVLITFPDAIPCGIKVAADSGKIILNPDDNYILKEGDEVLVIAEDDDTYAPSPIPEKITSHVGGVAIQTCNLPQVRRGFFQKMIDPPKYPEKILFCGWRRDIDDMIMVLEAILAPGSELWMFNEVPETEREKKLIDGGLDISSLVNIKLVHRQGNAVIRRHLESLPLETFDSILILADESLEDSVVHSDSRSLATLLLIRDIQSKRLPNKDMKLTPSSLRLAGFSHHSWIREMQQASDRSIIISEILDSRTRNLVSVSRISDYVLSNELVSMALAMVAEDQQINRVLEELFAEEGNEMCIRPAEFYLVDQEELCFYDIMIRGRQRREIVIGYKLATSEHAIINPPQKSEQRKWSLDDVFVAISSG; encoded by the exons ATGGCAAGCGACAATGAAAATTCTACTCTTACACCGCGACACCACCCGAATGCCAGCCCTACCAAACCCGACTCCCCACCTCTCCTCAAGAGATCCAAGACCATCGCCGTCGATACTCCGCCGCACTTCCCTGGCCCTCTCTTCCCCGCCGTCCGCCGTGTTTCAACTGCTCCTCCTCTCTCTGCTTCTGCTTTCCGTCAAACGACTGATCTCCGCCTCTCCCTCGACAATGATACCGCCCCTACCCCTCACGGCGCTCAGTTCTTCAATAGGGATTATATATTTCCCTCCTGCCTCGGTCCTTATGCTTCCAACCCCAGACTCACTCTCAAGGCCCCCAAGAACCCCAACCAGGACCTCTCCACCACCACATCCTCCTCAAATCGTCGCATTGGTTCGAGTAGGGCGCGAGGTATGGCGGCGGAACAGTCGCCACCGGTAGCACCTCCATCAAAGGTGGAGGAATCGAAGAAGCAAGAGAAGCTGAACAAGGTGATTGGCAGACCTGATTCGGGTTCTCAGACCAGTATGGGGAGATCTTGGAAACCTACACATTCTTTGTTGCAATATTTG CCCATTATCGCTTGTATGTTCATGGGGTTCTATGTAGTTTACCTGCAGAAGAAAGTTACGAAACTTGAG GAAGAGAAATCTCACCTTCATCAACTATGTAGCGATGAAAACATTATCAATGCAACCTGGGGAATTTCAGTACCAGGAGATAAttattcaatattaaatttttttaatgctGACAGTCGATCTATAGCTCTGTATACTGTAGTGTGCACACTTGTTATGCCGTTTATATTGTACAAGTATCTTGATTACCTTCCCCGGATTAAGAACTTTTCAGAAAGAACTCAAAATAGCAAGGATGAGGTTCCTTTGAACAAGAGAATTGCATATGTGGTCGATGTTTGTTTCTCCATCTATCCTTATGCAAAGCTGCTTGCACTTCTTTTTGCCACTGTATTTCTTATAGAATTTGGTGGATTAGCATTATATGCTGTTAGTGATGGCAACTTTGTTGAAGCTCTCTGGCTTTCATGGACATTTGTGGCCGACTCAGGAAATCATGCTGACAGGGTTGGCATTGGACCCAGAATTGTTTCTGTCTCTATAAGTGCTGGAGGTATGCTgatttttgcaatgatgcttggGCTGGTTTCTGATGCTATTTCAGAGAAAGTTGACTCACTGCGGAAAGGAAAGAGTGAAGTCATTGAAAGAAACCACATTCTCATTCTTGGATGGAGTGATAAATTG GGTTCACTTTTGAAGCAATTAGCAATCGCAAATAAGAGTATTGGTGGAGGGGTAGTTGTTGTTCTTGCAGAAAGAGACAAGGAGGAAATGGAGATGGATATAGCAAAGCTAGAATTTGATTTCATGGGGACATCTGTCATTTGTAGGAGTGGCAGTCCTCTTATACTTGCCGACTTGAAGAAG GTCTCTGTGTCTAAGGCACGTGCTATCATTGTATTGGCAACCGATGAGAATGCAGATCAG AGTGATGCACGTGCTTTGAGGGTTGTGCTCAGTCTCACTGGAGTGAAGGAAGGTTTGAGGGGCCATGTAGTTGTAGAGATGAGCGACCTTGACAATGAACCTCTTGTAAAGCTTGTTGGAGGTGAAGTTATTGAAACAGTTGTTGCTCATGATGTAATTGGACGCTTAATGATACAATGTGCTCTGCAACCGGGACTTGCACAG ATATGGGAAGACATCTTGGGGTTTGAGAATTCAGAGTTCTACATCCAAAGATGGCCTCAGTTAGATGGGCAACGATTTGGAGAAGTACTGATTACATTTCCTGATGCCATTCCTTGTGGAATTAAGGTTGCCGCAGATAGTGGAAAGATAATCTTAAACCCAGATGATAACTACATTTTAAAGGAGGGGGATGAAGTCCTTGTTATAGCCGAGGACGATGACACCTACGCTCCCAGTCCCATTCCTGAG aagatTACATCACATGTGGGTGGGGTAGCAATTCAAACATGCAACCTCCCTCAG GTACGCAGGGGATTCTTCCAAAAGATGATCGACCCTCCAAAATATCCCGAAAAGATATTGTTTTGTGGTTGGCGCCGTGATATAGATGATATGATTATG GTTCTAGAGGCAATCCTTGCTCCTGGTTCAGAGTTGTGGATGTTTAATGAAGTTCCTGaaacagagagagagaaaaagcttATTGATGGTGGACTTGATATTTCTAGTCTAGTTAATATTAAACTTGTCCACCGTCAAGGAAATGCTGTCATTAGAAGACATTTAGAGTCACTTCCACTGGAAACTTTTGATTCT ATACTAATTCTCGCAGATGAATCTTTAGAGGACTCTGTTGTGCATTCGGATTCACGTTCTCTTGCCACTCTTCTCCTTATTCGAGATATACAG TCGAAGAGGCTTCCGAACAAAGATATGAAGTTAACTCCGTCATCTTTGCGGCTTGCTGGGTTTTCTCATCACTCATGGATTCGAGAAATGCAGCAAGCATCAGACAGATCAATAATAATTAGTGAAATCCTGGATTCAAGGACCAGAAATTTGGTATCAGTTTCTAGAATCAGTGATTATGTGTTGTCCAATGAATTGGTAAGTATGGCACTAGCTATGGTGGCGGAAGACCAGCAGATTAACCGTGTCCTTGAGGAACTATTTGCAGAAGAg GGCAATGAAATGTGTATTAGACCGGCAGAGTTTTATTTAGTTGATCAGGAAGAGCTCTGTTTTTATGACATAATGATTAGGGGGCGACAGAGACGAGAAATAGTGATAGGCTATAAGCTTGCAACTTCCGAGCATGCAATAATCAATCCACCACAGAAATCTGAGCAGCGGAAATGGTCTCTCGACGATGTTTTTGTTGCGATATCATCGGGTTGA
- the LOC120070082 gene encoding ion channel POLLUX isoform X3, translated as MASDNENSTLTPRHHPNASPTKPDSPPLLKRSKTIAVDTPPHFPGPLFPAVRRVSTAPPLSASAFRQTTDLRLSLDNDTAPTPHGAQFFNRDYIFPSCLGPYASNPRLTLKAPKNPNQDLSTTTSSSNRRIGSSRARGMAAEQSPPVAPPSKVEESKKQEKLNKVIGRPDSGSQTSMGRSWKPTHSLLQYLPIIACMFMGFYVVYLQKKVTKLEEEKSHLHQLCSDENIINATWGISVPGDNYSILNFFNADSRSIALYTVVCTLVMPFILYKYLDYLPRIKNFSERTQNSKDEVPLNKRIAYVVDVCFSIYPYAKLLALLFATVFLIEFGGLALYAVSDGNFVEALWLSWTFVADSGNHADRVGIGPRIVSVSISAGGMLIFAMMLGLVSDAISEKVDSLRKGKSEVIERNHILILGWSDKLGSLLKQLAIANKSIGGGVVVVLAERDKEEMEMDIAKLEFDFMGTSVICRSGSPLILADLKKVSVSKARAIIVLATDENADQSDARALRVVLSLTGVKEGLRGHVVVEMSDLDNEPLVKLVGGEVIETVVAHDVIGRLMIQCALQPGLAQVRRGFFQKMIDPPKYPEKILFCGWRRDIDDMIMVLEAILAPGSELWMFNEVPETEREKKLIDGGLDISSLVNIKLVHRQGNAVIRRHLESLPLETFDSILILADESLEDSVVHSDSRSLATLLLIRDIQSKRLPNKDMKLTPSSLRLAGFSHHSWIREMQQASDRSIIISEILDSRTRNLVSVSRISDYVLSNELVSMALAMVAEDQQINRVLEELFAEEGNEMCIRPAEFYLVDQEELCFYDIMIRGRQRREIVIGYKLATSEHAIINPPQKSEQRKWSLDDVFVAISSG; from the exons ATGGCAAGCGACAATGAAAATTCTACTCTTACACCGCGACACCACCCGAATGCCAGCCCTACCAAACCCGACTCCCCACCTCTCCTCAAGAGATCCAAGACCATCGCCGTCGATACTCCGCCGCACTTCCCTGGCCCTCTCTTCCCCGCCGTCCGCCGTGTTTCAACTGCTCCTCCTCTCTCTGCTTCTGCTTTCCGTCAAACGACTGATCTCCGCCTCTCCCTCGACAATGATACCGCCCCTACCCCTCACGGCGCTCAGTTCTTCAATAGGGATTATATATTTCCCTCCTGCCTCGGTCCTTATGCTTCCAACCCCAGACTCACTCTCAAGGCCCCCAAGAACCCCAACCAGGACCTCTCCACCACCACATCCTCCTCAAATCGTCGCATTGGTTCGAGTAGGGCGCGAGGTATGGCGGCGGAACAGTCGCCACCGGTAGCACCTCCATCAAAGGTGGAGGAATCGAAGAAGCAAGAGAAGCTGAACAAGGTGATTGGCAGACCTGATTCGGGTTCTCAGACCAGTATGGGGAGATCTTGGAAACCTACACATTCTTTGTTGCAATATTTG CCCATTATCGCTTGTATGTTCATGGGGTTCTATGTAGTTTACCTGCAGAAGAAAGTTACGAAACTTGAG GAAGAGAAATCTCACCTTCATCAACTATGTAGCGATGAAAACATTATCAATGCAACCTGGGGAATTTCAGTACCAGGAGATAAttattcaatattaaatttttttaatgctGACAGTCGATCTATAGCTCTGTATACTGTAGTGTGCACACTTGTTATGCCGTTTATATTGTACAAGTATCTTGATTACCTTCCCCGGATTAAGAACTTTTCAGAAAGAACTCAAAATAGCAAGGATGAGGTTCCTTTGAACAAGAGAATTGCATATGTGGTCGATGTTTGTTTCTCCATCTATCCTTATGCAAAGCTGCTTGCACTTCTTTTTGCCACTGTATTTCTTATAGAATTTGGTGGATTAGCATTATATGCTGTTAGTGATGGCAACTTTGTTGAAGCTCTCTGGCTTTCATGGACATTTGTGGCCGACTCAGGAAATCATGCTGACAGGGTTGGCATTGGACCCAGAATTGTTTCTGTCTCTATAAGTGCTGGAGGTATGCTgatttttgcaatgatgcttggGCTGGTTTCTGATGCTATTTCAGAGAAAGTTGACTCACTGCGGAAAGGAAAGAGTGAAGTCATTGAAAGAAACCACATTCTCATTCTTGGATGGAGTGATAAATTG GGTTCACTTTTGAAGCAATTAGCAATCGCAAATAAGAGTATTGGTGGAGGGGTAGTTGTTGTTCTTGCAGAAAGAGACAAGGAGGAAATGGAGATGGATATAGCAAAGCTAGAATTTGATTTCATGGGGACATCTGTCATTTGTAGGAGTGGCAGTCCTCTTATACTTGCCGACTTGAAGAAG GTCTCTGTGTCTAAGGCACGTGCTATCATTGTATTGGCAACCGATGAGAATGCAGATCAG AGTGATGCACGTGCTTTGAGGGTTGTGCTCAGTCTCACTGGAGTGAAGGAAGGTTTGAGGGGCCATGTAGTTGTAGAGATGAGCGACCTTGACAATGAACCTCTTGTAAAGCTTGTTGGAGGTGAAGTTATTGAAACAGTTGTTGCTCATGATGTAATTGGACGCTTAATGATACAATGTGCTCTGCAACCGGGACTTGCACAG GTACGCAGGGGATTCTTCCAAAAGATGATCGACCCTCCAAAATATCCCGAAAAGATATTGTTTTGTGGTTGGCGCCGTGATATAGATGATATGATTATG GTTCTAGAGGCAATCCTTGCTCCTGGTTCAGAGTTGTGGATGTTTAATGAAGTTCCTGaaacagagagagagaaaaagcttATTGATGGTGGACTTGATATTTCTAGTCTAGTTAATATTAAACTTGTCCACCGTCAAGGAAATGCTGTCATTAGAAGACATTTAGAGTCACTTCCACTGGAAACTTTTGATTCT ATACTAATTCTCGCAGATGAATCTTTAGAGGACTCTGTTGTGCATTCGGATTCACGTTCTCTTGCCACTCTTCTCCTTATTCGAGATATACAG TCGAAGAGGCTTCCGAACAAAGATATGAAGTTAACTCCGTCATCTTTGCGGCTTGCTGGGTTTTCTCATCACTCATGGATTCGAGAAATGCAGCAAGCATCAGACAGATCAATAATAATTAGTGAAATCCTGGATTCAAGGACCAGAAATTTGGTATCAGTTTCTAGAATCAGTGATTATGTGTTGTCCAATGAATTGGTAAGTATGGCACTAGCTATGGTGGCGGAAGACCAGCAGATTAACCGTGTCCTTGAGGAACTATTTGCAGAAGAg GGCAATGAAATGTGTATTAGACCGGCAGAGTTTTATTTAGTTGATCAGGAAGAGCTCTGTTTTTATGACATAATGATTAGGGGGCGACAGAGACGAGAAATAGTGATAGGCTATAAGCTTGCAACTTCCGAGCATGCAATAATCAATCCACCACAGAAATCTGAGCAGCGGAAATGGTCTCTCGACGATGTTTTTGTTGCGATATCATCGGGTTGA
- the LOC120070082 gene encoding ion channel DMI1 isoform X2 gives MASDNENSTLTPRHHPNASPTKPDSPPLLKRSKTIAVDTPPHFPGPLFPAVRRVSTAPPLSASAFRQTTDLRLSLDNDTAPTPHGAQFFNRDYIFPSCLGPYASNPRLTLKAPKNPNQDLSTTTSSSNRRIGSSRARGMAAEQSPPVAPPSKVEESKKQEKLNKVIGRPDSGSQTSMGRSWKPTHSLLQYLPIIACMFMGFYVVYLQKKVTKLEEEKSHLHQLCSDENIINATWGISVPGDNYSILNFFNADSRSIALYTVVCTLVMPFILYKYLDYLPRIKNFSERTQNSKDEVPLNKRIAYVVDVCFSIYPYAKLLALLFATVFLIEFGGLALYAVSDGNFVEALWLSWTFVADSGNHADRVGIGPRIVSVSISAGGMLIFAMMLGLVSDAISEKVDSLRKGKSEVIERNHILILGWSDKLGSLLKQLAIANKSIGGGVVVVLAERDKEEMEMDIAKLEFDFMGTSVICRSGSPLILADLKKVSVSKARAIIVLATDENADQSDARALRVVLSLTGVKEGLRGHVVVEMSDLDNEPLVKLVGGEVIETVVAHDVIGRLMIQCALQPGLAQIWEDILGFENSEFYIQRWPQLDGQRFGEVLITFPDAIPCGIKVAADSGKIILNPDDNYILKEGDEVLVIAEDDDTYAPSPIPEVRRGFFQKMIDPPKYPEKILFCGWRRDIDDMIMVLEAILAPGSELWMFNEVPETEREKKLIDGGLDISSLVNIKLVHRQGNAVIRRHLESLPLETFDSILILADESLEDSVVHSDSRSLATLLLIRDIQSKRLPNKDMKLTPSSLRLAGFSHHSWIREMQQASDRSIIISEILDSRTRNLVSVSRISDYVLSNELVSMALAMVAEDQQINRVLEELFAEEGNEMCIRPAEFYLVDQEELCFYDIMIRGRQRREIVIGYKLATSEHAIINPPQKSEQRKWSLDDVFVAISSG, from the exons ATGGCAAGCGACAATGAAAATTCTACTCTTACACCGCGACACCACCCGAATGCCAGCCCTACCAAACCCGACTCCCCACCTCTCCTCAAGAGATCCAAGACCATCGCCGTCGATACTCCGCCGCACTTCCCTGGCCCTCTCTTCCCCGCCGTCCGCCGTGTTTCAACTGCTCCTCCTCTCTCTGCTTCTGCTTTCCGTCAAACGACTGATCTCCGCCTCTCCCTCGACAATGATACCGCCCCTACCCCTCACGGCGCTCAGTTCTTCAATAGGGATTATATATTTCCCTCCTGCCTCGGTCCTTATGCTTCCAACCCCAGACTCACTCTCAAGGCCCCCAAGAACCCCAACCAGGACCTCTCCACCACCACATCCTCCTCAAATCGTCGCATTGGTTCGAGTAGGGCGCGAGGTATGGCGGCGGAACAGTCGCCACCGGTAGCACCTCCATCAAAGGTGGAGGAATCGAAGAAGCAAGAGAAGCTGAACAAGGTGATTGGCAGACCTGATTCGGGTTCTCAGACCAGTATGGGGAGATCTTGGAAACCTACACATTCTTTGTTGCAATATTTG CCCATTATCGCTTGTATGTTCATGGGGTTCTATGTAGTTTACCTGCAGAAGAAAGTTACGAAACTTGAG GAAGAGAAATCTCACCTTCATCAACTATGTAGCGATGAAAACATTATCAATGCAACCTGGGGAATTTCAGTACCAGGAGATAAttattcaatattaaatttttttaatgctGACAGTCGATCTATAGCTCTGTATACTGTAGTGTGCACACTTGTTATGCCGTTTATATTGTACAAGTATCTTGATTACCTTCCCCGGATTAAGAACTTTTCAGAAAGAACTCAAAATAGCAAGGATGAGGTTCCTTTGAACAAGAGAATTGCATATGTGGTCGATGTTTGTTTCTCCATCTATCCTTATGCAAAGCTGCTTGCACTTCTTTTTGCCACTGTATTTCTTATAGAATTTGGTGGATTAGCATTATATGCTGTTAGTGATGGCAACTTTGTTGAAGCTCTCTGGCTTTCATGGACATTTGTGGCCGACTCAGGAAATCATGCTGACAGGGTTGGCATTGGACCCAGAATTGTTTCTGTCTCTATAAGTGCTGGAGGTATGCTgatttttgcaatgatgcttggGCTGGTTTCTGATGCTATTTCAGAGAAAGTTGACTCACTGCGGAAAGGAAAGAGTGAAGTCATTGAAAGAAACCACATTCTCATTCTTGGATGGAGTGATAAATTG GGTTCACTTTTGAAGCAATTAGCAATCGCAAATAAGAGTATTGGTGGAGGGGTAGTTGTTGTTCTTGCAGAAAGAGACAAGGAGGAAATGGAGATGGATATAGCAAAGCTAGAATTTGATTTCATGGGGACATCTGTCATTTGTAGGAGTGGCAGTCCTCTTATACTTGCCGACTTGAAGAAG GTCTCTGTGTCTAAGGCACGTGCTATCATTGTATTGGCAACCGATGAGAATGCAGATCAG AGTGATGCACGTGCTTTGAGGGTTGTGCTCAGTCTCACTGGAGTGAAGGAAGGTTTGAGGGGCCATGTAGTTGTAGAGATGAGCGACCTTGACAATGAACCTCTTGTAAAGCTTGTTGGAGGTGAAGTTATTGAAACAGTTGTTGCTCATGATGTAATTGGACGCTTAATGATACAATGTGCTCTGCAACCGGGACTTGCACAG ATATGGGAAGACATCTTGGGGTTTGAGAATTCAGAGTTCTACATCCAAAGATGGCCTCAGTTAGATGGGCAACGATTTGGAGAAGTACTGATTACATTTCCTGATGCCATTCCTTGTGGAATTAAGGTTGCCGCAGATAGTGGAAAGATAATCTTAAACCCAGATGATAACTACATTTTAAAGGAGGGGGATGAAGTCCTTGTTATAGCCGAGGACGATGACACCTACGCTCCCAGTCCCATTCCTGAG GTACGCAGGGGATTCTTCCAAAAGATGATCGACCCTCCAAAATATCCCGAAAAGATATTGTTTTGTGGTTGGCGCCGTGATATAGATGATATGATTATG GTTCTAGAGGCAATCCTTGCTCCTGGTTCAGAGTTGTGGATGTTTAATGAAGTTCCTGaaacagagagagagaaaaagcttATTGATGGTGGACTTGATATTTCTAGTCTAGTTAATATTAAACTTGTCCACCGTCAAGGAAATGCTGTCATTAGAAGACATTTAGAGTCACTTCCACTGGAAACTTTTGATTCT ATACTAATTCTCGCAGATGAATCTTTAGAGGACTCTGTTGTGCATTCGGATTCACGTTCTCTTGCCACTCTTCTCCTTATTCGAGATATACAG TCGAAGAGGCTTCCGAACAAAGATATGAAGTTAACTCCGTCATCTTTGCGGCTTGCTGGGTTTTCTCATCACTCATGGATTCGAGAAATGCAGCAAGCATCAGACAGATCAATAATAATTAGTGAAATCCTGGATTCAAGGACCAGAAATTTGGTATCAGTTTCTAGAATCAGTGATTATGTGTTGTCCAATGAATTGGTAAGTATGGCACTAGCTATGGTGGCGGAAGACCAGCAGATTAACCGTGTCCTTGAGGAACTATTTGCAGAAGAg GGCAATGAAATGTGTATTAGACCGGCAGAGTTTTATTTAGTTGATCAGGAAGAGCTCTGTTTTTATGACATAATGATTAGGGGGCGACAGAGACGAGAAATAGTGATAGGCTATAAGCTTGCAACTTCCGAGCATGCAATAATCAATCCACCACAGAAATCTGAGCAGCGGAAATGGTCTCTCGACGATGTTTTTGTTGCGATATCATCGGGTTGA